In Streptomyces sp. P3, one DNA window encodes the following:
- a CDS encoding sodium-translocating pyrophosphatase: MAGLPTSHPLDHPTTLAAAELTDGNRLLVVVIAVVALAALVVAGVLLRQVLAADEGTDSMKKIAAAVQEGANAYLARQLRTLGVFAVVVFFLLMLLPADDWNQRAGRSVFFLIGAAFSAATGYIGMWLAVRSNVRVAAAAREATPAEGEPEKDLTAVSHKAMKIAFRTGGVVGMFTVGLGLLGAACVVLVYAADAPKVLEGFGLGAALIAMFMRVGGGIFTKAADVGADLVGKVEQGIPEDDPRNAATIADNVGDNVGDCAGMAADLFESYAVTLVAALILGKAAFGDAGLAFPLLVPAIGVLTAMAGIFAVAPRRSDRSGMSAINRGFFISATISLVLVAVAVFLYLPGTYADLDGVTDAAVQGKSGDPRVLALVAVAIGILLAAVIQQLTGYFTETNRRPVRDIGKSSLTGPATVVLAGISVGLESAVYTALLIGLGVYGAFLLGGTSIMLALFAVALAGTGLLTTVGVIVAMDTFGPVSDNAQGIAEMSGDVEGAGAQVLTNLDAVGNTTKAITKGIAIATAVLAASALFGSYRDAITTGAQDVGEKLSGAGAPMTLMMDISQPNNLVGLIAGAAVVFLFSGLAINAVSRSAGAVVFEVRRQFREHPGIMDYSEEPEYGKVVDICTRDALRELATPGLLAVLAPIFIGFTLGVGALGAFLAGAIGSGTLMAVFLANSGGAWDNAKKLVEDGHHGGKGSEAHAATVIGDTVGDPFKDTAGPAINPLLKVMNLVALLIAPAVIKFSYGDDRSTGVRIVIALLSLLVIVVAVYVSKRRGIAMGDEENNAGSASKSVDPAVVS; encoded by the coding sequence ATGGCGGGGCTTCCCACCTCTCATCCGTTGGATCACCCGACAACCCTCGCAGCCGCGGAGCTGACCGACGGCAACCGCCTCCTGGTGGTGGTCATCGCCGTCGTGGCCCTGGCCGCACTCGTGGTCGCGGGCGTACTGCTGCGCCAGGTGCTCGCGGCCGACGAGGGCACCGACAGCATGAAGAAGATCGCGGCTGCGGTCCAGGAGGGCGCCAACGCCTATCTGGCCCGGCAGTTGCGCACGCTCGGCGTATTCGCCGTCGTCGTTTTCTTCCTGCTCATGCTGCTGCCCGCGGACGACTGGAATCAGCGGGCCGGCCGATCGGTGTTCTTCTTGATCGGAGCGGCGTTCTCGGCGGCCACCGGCTATATCGGTATGTGGCTCGCCGTGCGTAGCAACGTACGGGTCGCCGCGGCGGCACGTGAAGCGACGCCGGCGGAAGGCGAACCGGAAAAGGATCTCACCGCCGTCTCGCACAAGGCAATGAAGATCGCATTTCGTACGGGCGGCGTCGTCGGCATGTTCACGGTGGGGCTCGGCCTGCTCGGCGCGGCCTGCGTGGTGCTGGTGTACGCGGCCGACGCGCCGAAGGTGCTGGAGGGATTCGGACTCGGTGCCGCCCTCATCGCCATGTTCATGAGGGTCGGCGGCGGCATCTTCACCAAGGCCGCCGACGTCGGCGCCGACCTGGTCGGAAAGGTCGAGCAGGGCATTCCGGAGGACGATCCGCGCAATGCCGCGACCATCGCCGACAACGTGGGCGACAACGTCGGCGACTGTGCGGGCATGGCGGCCGACCTCTTCGAGTCGTACGCCGTGACCCTGGTGGCAGCGCTGATCCTGGGCAAGGCGGCCTTCGGCGACGCCGGACTCGCCTTCCCGCTGCTCGTGCCCGCGATCGGCGTGCTCACGGCCATGGCCGGGATCTTCGCGGTCGCCCCACGCCGGTCCGACCGAAGCGGTATGTCGGCGATCAACCGGGGCTTCTTCATCTCGGCGACGATCTCGCTCGTGCTGGTCGCCGTGGCCGTCTTCCTCTACCTCCCCGGCACGTACGCCGACCTCGACGGCGTCACCGACGCGGCGGTCCAGGGCAAGAGCGGCGACCCGCGCGTCCTCGCACTCGTCGCCGTGGCGATCGGCATTCTTCTGGCAGCCGTCATCCAGCAGTTGACGGGCTATTTCACGGAGACCAACCGCCGACCCGTGCGCGACATCGGCAAGTCGTCGCTGACGGGCCCGGCCACCGTGGTCCTCGCCGGAATCTCCGTCGGCCTCGAATCGGCCGTCTACACCGCCCTGTTGATCGGCCTCGGCGTGTACGGGGCGTTCCTGCTGGGCGGTACGTCGATCATGCTGGCGTTGTTCGCGGTGGCGCTGGCCGGCACCGGTCTGCTCACCACGGTGGGCGTGATCGTGGCCATGGACACCTTTGGGCCGGTCTCCGACAACGCGCAGGGCATCGCCGAGATGTCCGGTGACGTCGAGGGCGCGGGCGCGCAGGTGCTCACCAACCTGGACGCAGTCGGCAACACCACCAAGGCGATCACCAAGGGCATCGCCATCGCCACCGCCGTCCTGGCGGCGTCGGCGCTCTTCGGGTCGTACCGGGACGCGATCACGACCGGTGCGCAGGACGTGGGCGAGAAACTGTCCGGGGCGGGCGCGCCGATGACCCTGATGATGGACATCTCGCAGCCCAACAACCTCGTCGGTCTCATCGCGGGCGCGGCGGTCGTCTTCCTCTTCTCGGGGCTGGCGATCAACGCGGTGTCACGGTCGGCCGGCGCCGTGGTGTTCGAGGTGCGGCGGCAGTTCCGCGAGCACCCCGGGATCATGGACTACAGCGAGGAGCCGGAGTACGGCAAGGTCGTCGACATCTGCACCCGGGACGCGTTGCGCGAGCTGGCCACACCCGGACTCCTCGCCGTGCTGGCGCCCATCTTCATCGGGTTCACCCTCGGCGTCGGGGCGCTCGGCGCGTTCCTGGCGGGCGCGATCGGCTCCGGCACGCTGATGGCCGTCTTCCTCGCCAACTCCGGTGGCGCGTGGGACAACGCCAAGAAACTGGTCGAGGACGGCCATCACGGCGGCAAGGGCAGCGAGGCGCACGCGGCGACGGTGATCGGTGACACGGTCGGCGACCCGTTCAAGGACACCGCCGGCCCCGCGATCAACCCGTTGCTGAAGGTCATGAACCTCGTGGCGCTCCTCATCGCGCCGGCGGTGATCAAGTTCAGCTACGGGGACGACAGGAGCACCGGTGTGCGCATCGTGATCGCGCTGCTCTCGCTCCTCGTCATCGTGGTCGCGGTGTACGTCTCCAAACGGCGCGGCATCGCCATGGGTGACGAAGAGAACAACGCGGGCAGCGCGTCCAAGTCGGTCGATCCGGCGGTGGTTTCCTAG
- a CDS encoding ATP-binding protein, which yields MATVELRFSALPEHVRTARLVAAAVARRAGVDEAVLDEVRLAVGEACSRAVGLHQAGGITAPVKVLLIEEEKQFSIEVGDEAPRTAPGDRAPGSGGDVEAEEDEMGLAVISGLVDDVEVTAGEHGGQIRMTWPSAAVTATLT from the coding sequence ATGGCCACCGTTGAACTCCGCTTCAGCGCGCTGCCCGAGCACGTCAGGACCGCCCGACTGGTGGCGGCGGCGGTGGCGCGCAGGGCCGGGGTGGACGAGGCCGTTCTCGACGAGGTCCGGCTCGCCGTGGGCGAGGCCTGCTCCCGCGCCGTCGGACTGCACCAGGCGGGCGGTATCACCGCGCCCGTGAAGGTGCTGCTGATCGAGGAGGAGAAACAGTTCTCCATCGAGGTCGGCGACGAGGCGCCGCGTACGGCGCCCGGCGACCGGGCGCCCGGTTCCGGCGGGGACGTGGAGGCCGAGGAGGACGAGATGGGCCTCGCGGTCATCAGCGGCCTCGTGGACGACGTGGAGGTCACCGCCGGAGAGCACGGCGGGCAGATCCGTATGACCTGGCCGTCGGCCGCGGTGACGGCCACGCTGACCTGA
- the bldG gene encoding anti-sigma factor antagonist BldG: MDLSLSTRTVGDRTVVEVGGEIDVYTAPKLREQLVELVNDGNFHLVVDMEGVDFLDSTGLGVLVGGLKRVRAHEGSLRLVCNQERILKIFRITGLTKVFPIHTSVDEAVAATD; encoded by the coding sequence GTGGACCTGTCCCTGTCGACCCGTACCGTCGGCGATCGTACGGTCGTCGAGGTCGGTGGCGAAATCGACGTATATACCGCGCCCAAGTTGCGCGAGCAACTGGTCGAGCTGGTGAACGACGGGAATTTCCACCTCGTCGTCGACATGGAGGGCGTGGACTTCCTCGACTCCACCGGGCTCGGCGTACTGGTGGGCGGACTGAAGCGGGTGCGTGCCCATGAGGGCTCGCTCCGTCTGGTCTGCAACCAGGAGCGTATTTTGAAGATCTTCCGCATCACTGGTCTGACCAAGGTGTTCCCCATTCACACCTCGGTCGACGAAGCGGTCGCTGCCACCGACTGA
- a CDS encoding DEAD/DEAH box helicase has protein sequence MAFNHLPAGVHDALAPLSVTPVTHSVPMAKNLRSDRSSPETAPRLSPGAVLDRLAPGPNRASRITHTEHLPPRGGRHAVWPDRIRSEVVAAVQACGIEHPWAHQALAAEHALDGDCVVVATGTASGKSLAYLVPVLSALVDGSEAPNGRGATTLYLAPTKALAADQCRSVKELSQPLGNAVRPAVYDGDTPFEEREWIRQYANYVLTNPDMLHRGILPSHPRWSSFLKSLKYVVIDECHTYRGVFGSHVAQVLRRLRRLCARYGASPVFLLASATAADPAVAAGRLTGLPVVEVADDASPRGELVFALWEPPLTEMVGEKGAPVRRTATAETADLLTDLAVQGVRTVAFVRSRRGAELISVIAQERLAEVDRSLARRVAAYRGGYLPEERRALEQALHSGELLGLAATTALELGIDVSGLDAVLIAGYPGTRASLWQQAGRAGRAGQGALAVLIARDDPLDTFLVHHPEALFDRPVESTVLDPDNPYVLAPHLCAAAAELPLTDEDLALFGPETEGLLPQLEAAKLLRRRTKAWHWTRRERAADLADIRGQGGRPVQVVEAGTGRLLGTVDAGASHTTVHEGAVHLHQGRTYLVRSLDLDDSVALVEEASPPYSTVARDTTSISVLETDVEVPWGQGRLCYGSVEVTNQVVSFLRRRVITGEVLGESKLDLPPRTLRTRAVWWTVTDDQLDAARINPEILGGALHAAEHASIGMLPLFATCDRWDIGGVSVPLHPDTLLPTVFVYDGHPGGAGFAERAFHTADAWLTATRQAIASCECDAGCPSCIQSPKCGNGNDPLHKRGAVRLLTELLREAPQEKPEPAVEATAGPTTQEETKQRPQAEPGVRAQEETEVSAAVETPEGQPPPAVPPSP, from the coding sequence ATGGCATTCAATCACTTACCGGCAGGCGTGCACGACGCCTTGGCTCCATTGTCCGTCACGCCAGTGACACACTCGGTGCCGATGGCCAAGAATCTCCGATCCGATCGATCCTCGCCCGAGACCGCGCCCCGCCTGTCTCCGGGCGCGGTCCTCGACCGGCTCGCCCCCGGACCGAACCGGGCGTCGCGCATCACTCATACGGAGCACTTGCCCCCGCGCGGGGGTCGCCATGCCGTCTGGCCCGACCGGATTCGTTCCGAGGTCGTCGCGGCCGTGCAGGCCTGCGGCATCGAGCACCCCTGGGCCCACCAGGCCCTGGCCGCCGAGCACGCCCTCGACGGCGACTGCGTGGTCGTCGCCACGGGCACCGCGTCCGGCAAGTCGCTGGCGTACCTGGTACCGGTCCTCTCGGCTCTCGTGGACGGCTCCGAGGCCCCCAACGGCCGCGGCGCCACCACCCTCTACCTGGCTCCCACCAAGGCCCTGGCGGCTGATCAGTGCCGCTCGGTGAAGGAACTCTCACAACCTCTCGGCAATGCCGTACGGCCGGCCGTGTACGACGGCGACACGCCGTTCGAGGAACGGGAGTGGATCCGCCAGTACGCCAACTACGTCCTCACCAACCCGGACATGCTGCACCGGGGCATCCTCCCGTCCCACCCCCGCTGGTCCTCCTTCCTGAAGTCCCTGAAGTACGTCGTCATCGACGAGTGCCACACGTATCGCGGCGTGTTCGGCTCCCACGTCGCCCAGGTGCTGCGGCGTCTGCGCCGCCTGTGCGCCCGCTACGGCGCCTCCCCGGTCTTCCTTCTGGCCTCCGCGACGGCCGCCGACCCCGCCGTCGCCGCCGGCCGCCTCACCGGCCTCCCGGTGGTCGAGGTCGCCGACGACGCCTCCCCTCGCGGGGAACTGGTGTTCGCCCTCTGGGAGCCGCCGCTCACCGAGATGGTGGGCGAGAAAGGTGCACCCGTCCGGCGTACGGCCACCGCCGAGACCGCCGACCTACTGACCGACCTCGCGGTCCAGGGCGTGCGCACCGTCGCCTTCGTCCGCTCCCGGCGCGGCGCCGAGCTGATCTCCGTGATCGCCCAGGAACGTCTGGCCGAGGTCGACCGCTCGCTCGCCCGGCGTGTCGCCGCCTACCGCGGCGGCTACCTGCCCGAGGAGCGCCGCGCCCTGGAACAGGCACTCCACTCGGGCGAGCTCCTCGGTCTCGCCGCGACCACCGCCCTGGAACTCGGCATCGACGTCTCCGGACTCGACGCCGTCCTGATCGCCGGCTACCCGGGCACGCGCGCGTCCCTGTGGCAGCAGGCCGGCCGGGCGGGCCGCGCCGGTCAGGGCGCGCTGGCCGTGCTCATCGCCCGTGACGACCCTCTGGACACCTTCCTCGTCCACCACCCGGAGGCGCTGTTCGACCGTCCGGTGGAATCGACGGTCCTCGACCCCGACAACCCCTACGTTCTCGCCCCGCACCTGTGCGCGGCGGCCGCCGAGCTGCCGCTGACCGACGAGGACCTGGCGCTGTTCGGCCCCGAGACGGAAGGCCTGCTGCCGCAACTGGAGGCCGCGAAGCTGCTGCGCCGCCGGACGAAGGCCTGGCACTGGACCCGCCGTGAACGGGCCGCCGACCTGGCGGACATCCGCGGGCAGGGCGGTCGCCCGGTCCAGGTCGTCGAGGCCGGCACGGGTCGACTGCTCGGCACGGTGGACGCCGGGGCCTCCCACACCACCGTCCACGAGGGCGCCGTCCACCTCCACCAGGGCCGCACCTATCTCGTGCGCTCCCTGGACCTGGACGACTCGGTCGCCCTGGTCGAGGAGGCCAGCCCGCCGTACTCGACGGTCGCCCGCGACACGACGTCGATCTCCGTCCTGGAGACGGACGTCGAAGTCCCCTGGGGGCAGGGTCGGTTGTGCTACGGGTCGGTCGAAGTCACCAACCAGGTCGTCTCCTTCCTTCGTCGGCGCGTCATCACCGGTGAGGTCCTGGGCGAGTCCAAGCTCGACCTCCCGCCCCGTACGCTGCGCACGCGTGCCGTGTGGTGGACCGTCACCGACGACCAGTTGGACGCGGCCCGGATCAACCCCGAGATCCTCGGCGGGGCCCTGCACGCCGCCGAACACGCGTCGATCGGCATGCTGCCGCTCTTCGCGACCTGTGACCGCTGGGACATCGGCGGCGTGTCGGTGCCTCTTCATCCCGACACGCTGCTGCCGACGGTCTTCGTCTACGACGGCCATCCCGGCGGCGCGGGCTTCGCGGAGCGCGCCTTCCACACGGCCGACGCCTGGCTGACCGCCACCCGCCAGGCCATCGCCTCCTGCGAGTGCGACGCCGGCTGCCCGTCCTGCATCCAGTCCCCCAAGTGCGGCAACGGCAACGATCCGCTGCACAAGAGGGGCGCGGTCCGCCTCCTCACGGAGCTCCTGCGGGAGGCTCCGCAGGAGAAACCGGAACCGGCCGTGGAAGCGACGGCGGGACCGACCACGCAGGAGGAGACGAAGCAGCGTCCGCAGGCTGAGCCGGGAGTGCGTGCGCAGGAGGAGACGGAGGTGTCCGCGGCGGTTGAGACACCGGAAGGACAGCCGCCTCCGGCGGTCCCGCCCTCGCCCTGA
- a CDS encoding DUF4244 domain-containing protein: MVRTVRARLLALVCGAQGARRDAGMVTSEYAMGIVAAVGFAVLLYQVVTSDVVAEQLQALVKRALSAGA, encoded by the coding sequence GTGGTAAGGACGGTACGGGCGCGGCTGCTCGCCCTGGTGTGCGGGGCGCAGGGGGCACGGCGGGACGCGGGAATGGTGACGTCCGAGTACGCGATGGGAATCGTGGCGGCCGTCGGCTTCGCGGTGCTCCTCTACCAGGTGGTCACGAGCGATGTGGTCGCGGAGCAATTGCAGGCGCTCGTGAAACGGGCACTCAGTGCGGGCGCGTAG
- a CDS encoding type II secretion system F family protein, which produces MSGEVFHRLGVAVGIASALWWSARRLATVRRERGTRRRLAGLLASGTASDPPFESTSGRRPSRPREVVRQWLPEVLSAALVVGAGWVAVGGVTGLALGLTGAVGLGRWRRRERTMGTASADDAGLAARQLPLAADLLAACITAGAGPVIAAQAVGEALGGPVGSGLARGAAEVRLGGEPGTAWRRLASTPGAAALAGLLERADVSGMPAAAPVARLAADTRAGWARAATARARRAAVMVTAPVGLCFLPAFIAVGVVPIVLGLAGGVMGGGGP; this is translated from the coding sequence ATGAGCGGTGAAGTTTTCCACAGGCTGGGGGTGGCCGTGGGGATCGCGTCGGCCCTGTGGTGGTCGGCGCGGCGGCTGGCGACCGTGCGGCGCGAGCGCGGAACACGTCGGCGGCTGGCCGGGCTGCTGGCCTCGGGCACGGCGTCGGATCCGCCGTTCGAGTCGACGTCGGGCAGACGGCCTTCCCGGCCACGGGAGGTCGTACGGCAGTGGCTTCCCGAAGTGCTTTCGGCGGCGCTCGTGGTGGGCGCCGGCTGGGTGGCGGTCGGCGGAGTCACGGGTCTCGCCCTGGGGTTGACGGGCGCGGTGGGCCTGGGGCGGTGGCGCCGTCGGGAGCGGACTATGGGCACGGCGAGCGCGGACGACGCCGGGCTCGCCGCACGGCAGCTCCCGCTCGCCGCGGATCTGCTGGCCGCGTGCATCACGGCGGGGGCCGGACCCGTGATCGCGGCACAGGCGGTCGGCGAAGCCCTGGGCGGTCCGGTCGGGAGTGGGCTGGCACGCGGCGCGGCCGAGGTACGGCTGGGCGGCGAACCTGGCACCGCCTGGCGAAGGTTGGCCTCGACGCCGGGCGCGGCAGCGCTGGCCGGTCTGCTGGAGCGGGCTGACGTGTCGGGTATGCCGGCCGCCGCACCTGTTGCCCGGCTCGCCGCCGACACCCGGGCCGGCTGGGCGCGCGCGGCGACGGCTCGGGCCCGCCGGGCGGCCGTCATGGTCACCGCGCCTGTGGGGCTGTGCTTCCTTCCCGCCTTCATCGCGGTCGGTGTGGTGCCCATCGTGCTCGGACTGGCGGGCGGGGTGATGGGAGGAGGTGGGCCGTGA
- a CDS encoding type II secretion system F family protein: MPMAAAVACAGAAAWLTGGPYAGARRAQLLLAGGGVVGSGPPPPWQQLTGELRRRIRGRWRPEWWAPVAGLILAVLGGSALPLVAGAAGAPLLRRARRAAEARRAGERRGDAVIALCAALAGEVLAGRQPGEALQWAARDSGGLGDSQPMVLAAARFGGDVPRALALAARSPGAEGLLGLAACWRVAVDQGAGLAVGLDRLEAALRAERDQRADLRAQLAGPRATVVMLAGLPALGLLLGAALGADPLHVLLHTGAGLGCLLVGGVLEGAGAWWALRIVRKAEAT, translated from the coding sequence ATGCCCATGGCTGCTGCCGTGGCCTGTGCCGGGGCAGCGGCCTGGTTGACGGGCGGACCGTACGCAGGGGCCAGGAGGGCGCAGTTGCTCCTCGCGGGAGGAGGAGTGGTCGGCAGTGGGCCACCCCCGCCCTGGCAGCAGCTGACCGGCGAGCTGCGTCGCAGGATCCGGGGGCGGTGGAGGCCCGAATGGTGGGCGCCGGTCGCCGGCCTGATCCTCGCGGTGCTGGGCGGCTCGGCACTGCCGCTCGTCGCGGGGGCGGCCGGAGCGCCCTTGCTGCGCCGGGCGCGGCGGGCTGCCGAGGCACGACGGGCGGGGGAACGTCGAGGCGATGCGGTGATCGCGCTGTGCGCGGCGCTCGCGGGAGAGGTGCTCGCGGGCCGGCAGCCCGGGGAGGCGTTGCAGTGGGCCGCGCGGGACTCTGGCGGGCTGGGCGATTCGCAGCCCATGGTGCTGGCGGCGGCGCGGTTCGGCGGTGACGTGCCCCGGGCCCTGGCGCTCGCCGCACGGTCGCCGGGAGCCGAGGGGCTGTTGGGACTCGCCGCGTGTTGGCGGGTTGCCGTGGACCAGGGTGCGGGTCTCGCGGTCGGACTGGACCGACTTGAGGCGGCGCTGCGTGCCGAGCGGGACCAACGGGCGGACCTGCGAGCCCAGTTGGCGGGGCCTCGCGCCACGGTGGTGATGCTGGCCGGCCTGCCGGCCCTGGGACTGCTGCTCGGCGCGGCGCTCGGCGCCGACCCCCTGCACGTCCTGCTGCACACGGGAGCGGGGTTGGGCTGCCTGCTCGTCGGCGGAGTGCTGGAGGGCGCCGGCGCGTGGTGGGCACTGCGGATCGTGCGCAAGGCGGAGGCAACGTGA
- a CDS encoding TadA family conjugal transfer-associated ATPase, translating into MSAPLGLERTREAGALLDGVRQWLAESGAEPTPARVAQALREQGRVLGDAEVLGAAEHLRSELIGSGPLEPLLADPRVTDVLVSAPDRVWVDRGGGLEPTGVSFPDAAAVRRLAQRLAAVAGRRLDDARPWVDARLPDGTRLHAVLPPVAVGCTCLSLRVARPRAFTLEELAAAGTVPPGGDRVLRALLRARLSFLVSGGTGSGKTTLLSALLGLVGPGERIVLAEDSAELRPDHPHVVRMESRPANQEGAGLVTLEDLVRQALRMRPDRLVVGEVRGREVVDLLAALNTGHQGGCGTVHANAASDVPARLEALGTAAGLDRVALHSQLAAALSVVLHLARDPAGRRRIAEVHVLERDPSGLVRTVPALRWTPEAFAPERGWERLRQLLRGGEDDVSRDEE; encoded by the coding sequence ATGAGCGCGCCGCTCGGCCTCGAACGGACGAGAGAGGCCGGTGCGCTGCTGGACGGCGTACGTCAGTGGCTCGCCGAGAGCGGGGCCGAACCAACTCCCGCGCGTGTGGCGCAGGCCCTTCGCGAACAGGGCCGGGTCCTCGGGGACGCGGAGGTCCTCGGGGCGGCCGAGCATCTGCGCTCCGAACTGATCGGCAGTGGCCCTCTGGAGCCGCTGTTGGCCGACCCTCGGGTGACGGACGTACTGGTCTCCGCCCCGGACCGGGTGTGGGTCGACCGCGGCGGTGGCCTCGAACCGACCGGTGTCTCCTTCCCGGACGCGGCGGCCGTGCGACGCCTTGCGCAGCGGCTGGCGGCGGTGGCCGGACGGCGGCTGGACGACGCTCGGCCATGGGTCGACGCCCGGTTGCCGGACGGGACGCGACTGCACGCGGTGCTGCCGCCGGTGGCCGTCGGCTGCACCTGCCTGTCGCTGCGCGTCGCGCGGCCCCGCGCCTTCACGCTCGAGGAACTGGCAGCCGCCGGCACGGTCCCGCCGGGCGGCGACCGGGTGCTGCGGGCACTGCTGCGAGCACGGTTGTCCTTCCTGGTCAGCGGTGGGACGGGAAGCGGCAAGACGACCTTGCTGAGTGCGCTCCTCGGCCTGGTCGGGCCGGGGGAGCGGATCGTCCTGGCGGAGGACTCGGCGGAACTGCGACCGGATCACCCACACGTGGTGCGCATGGAGAGCAGGCCCGCCAACCAGGAGGGGGCGGGGCTCGTCACGCTCGAAGACCTGGTGCGCCAGGCCCTGCGGATGCGGCCGGACCGGCTTGTCGTGGGCGAGGTACGAGGGCGGGAGGTCGTCGATCTGCTGGCCGCGCTCAACACGGGCCACCAGGGCGGCTGCGGCACGGTTCACGCCAACGCCGCAAGCGATGTCCCCGCGCGGCTGGAGGCGCTCGGCACGGCGGCGGGACTCGACCGGGTCGCCCTGCACAGCCAGTTGGCGGCAGCGCTGTCGGTGGTCCTGCACCTGGCCCGCGATCCGGCAGGCCGACGGCGGATCGCGGAAGTGCATGTGCTGGAACGGGATCCGTCCGGACTGGTACGGACCGTGCCGGCACTGCGCTGGACGCCCGAGGCCTTCGCTCCCGAGCGGGGATGGGAGCGGCTGCGGCAGCTGCTGCGGGGCGGGGAGGACGACGTGTCGCGCGATGAGGAGTGA
- the ssd gene encoding septum site-determining protein Ssd: MTGAVTHEPPSTTGGHPGKPLIVTEDPDLLDDLLRLCAAAGATPEVHHSTPERRGSWESAPLVLVGDDAARRVRGAVRRRGVVLVGRDQDDSGVWQRAVEIGADHVLMLPDGEQWLVDRIADVAEGIGRPALTVGVIGGRGGAGASTLACALAVSSARDGLRTLLVDADPLGGGLDVLLGGESTEGLRWPAFAASRGRVGGGALEESLPRLHSLRVLSWDRGDCVAIAPQAVRAVLAAARRRGGTVVVDLPRRIDDSGAEVLAQLDLGLLVVPAELRAVAAAGRVASAVGMVLRDLRVAVRGPYGPGLDDGEVSRLLGLPLAGEVPVETSLLRPDGGKAPPGATARGPLARFCKEFWERALTETGRS, encoded by the coding sequence ATGACCGGAGCCGTCACACACGAGCCACCGTCCACCACCGGAGGGCACCCGGGCAAGCCTCTGATCGTCACGGAGGACCCGGACCTCCTCGACGACCTGCTGCGCCTGTGCGCGGCGGCCGGCGCCACACCGGAGGTGCACCACTCGACGCCGGAGCGCCGGGGCAGCTGGGAGTCCGCGCCGCTCGTCCTGGTCGGCGACGACGCGGCACGCCGCGTGCGCGGGGCCGTCCGCCGTCGTGGGGTGGTCCTCGTCGGTCGCGACCAGGACGACTCGGGGGTGTGGCAGCGCGCCGTGGAGATCGGAGCCGACCACGTCCTGATGCTTCCCGACGGCGAGCAGTGGCTGGTCGACCGCATCGCCGACGTCGCCGAAGGCATCGGCCGACCCGCCCTCACCGTCGGCGTGATCGGCGGTCGCGGCGGCGCCGGAGCGTCCACACTCGCCTGCGCCCTCGCCGTCTCGTCGGCACGCGACGGGCTGCGCACCCTGCTGGTGGACGCCGACCCGCTGGGCGGTGGCCTCGACGTGCTCCTCGGCGGCGAGAGCACCGAGGGACTGCGCTGGCCCGCCTTCGCCGCATCGCGGGGGCGAGTCGGCGGAGGCGCCCTGGAGGAGTCGCTGCCACGGCTGCACTCCCTGCGCGTCCTGAGCTGGGACCGGGGCGACTGCGTGGCCATCGCGCCCCAGGCCGTACGCGCGGTGCTCGCGGCGGCCCGACGCAGGGGCGGCACGGTCGTCGTCGACCTGCCGCGCCGTATCGACGACTCGGGCGCCGAAGTGCTGGCCCAACTCGACCTGGGCCTCCTAGTGGTCCCCGCCGAACTGCGCGCCGTCGCCGCAGCCGGGCGCGTGGCCTCTGCCGTCGGCATGGTGCTGCGCGACCTGCGGGTGGCGGTGCGCGGCCCCTACGGCCCGGGGCTCGACGACGGTGAGGTGTCCCGCCTGCTCGGGCTGCCGCTGGCCGGCGAGGTGCCCGTCGAGACGAGCCTGCTGCGCCCGGACGGCGGGAAGGCGCCGCCGGGTGCGACCGCGCGCGGGCCCCTCGCCCGCTTCTGCAAGGAGTTCTGGGAGCGGGCGCTCACCGAGACGGGCAGGTCATGA